A genomic stretch from Pseudoliparis swirei isolate HS2019 ecotype Mariana Trench chromosome 18, NWPU_hadal_v1, whole genome shotgun sequence includes:
- the ccdc66 gene encoding coiled-coil domain-containing protein 66: MNIGDGLLFELENGKPKLILLSRGVEKQAGRHREPKSKAGGAAASFTSAAGGRSSALTSSETHEHHKGHGVKAEVTTDRRQRGSTVGSLRTGGKTGRPRSGGTRAVGKEGLTGPSANGDAGPKESVACLTNQQLQKILHSVQTCSAAQRPAGGHRTQGGDGDESWLCYNNTMYIFMSSFLLVNQTDSKETGSSTNGGGGGGGGGGGVGGGEMKEDDRGGGTDTSGGARDKDHRTSGSAFGWLEERRPDSRAAGDAKKAQWRRDLDEQVALKQQCSAPGRLQAEEEGVFSLHREQPAAFSSSLRLGEVTPVEEVLSIERREAQRRRWLEELDQQREEESERRRREKLLQSQTEDHGLWATHFDSMLRPRGPTEAPSMVSERGGWEPTSSLSLVWEAESVGGASVGGASVGGASVGGASVGGASGYPARASYLRTMTALLDPAQIEERERRRLKQLEEEERAIEAQVEEDQLQRRREEARRREELEEEERKVALERETLERRYKLDTLRERQKSSSQAEPLAVTDDHDGRRQEALETSVTRRSECLRVQTPDVCAQHQPPPLPPPPLLSVAPPNVKNRALRTGKENVCLSRGGGAGGGGGAGGGGDNPYEAFARTDRSEEDKRRPEWNTQRPSRRFVPASQRYPAPLQRSRKESRQRRQEELLALQERTCVSRTDPPPPPPLHPPPPSPPPQHQEPLLCSNLQVESGSRGLGILAAERGRSPPLGSSSPPAPPPPPPPLEFIPYVRTDEVFNMDPLESADTPPPHTHTAPPPSCRLLHSELLRNTKTQQQQEILRGLAQLRQGLLQKQRELETDLNPLLKRHDNEHRPPTKRK, encoded by the exons ATGAATATCGG AGACGGCCTGCTGTTCGAACTTGAGAATGGAAAACCCAAGTTGATTTTACTCAGTCGTG GCGTTGAGAAGCAGGCGGGGAGGCACAGAGAACCCAAGAGCAAGGCAGGAGGAGCAGCCGCCTCCTTCACCTCCGCCGCCGGGGGGAGGAGCTCCGCTCTGACGTCCTCCGAGACACACGAGCATCACAAAGGTCACGGTGTCAAAGCAGAGGTCACG ACCGACCGGCGCCAACGGGGCTCAACGGTCGGCTCCCTGAGGACCGGCGGGAAAACAGGACGGCCTCGCAGCGGCGGGACACGAGCCGTTGGGAAGGAGGGACTCACGGGCCCGTCGGCCAATGGGGACGCGGGACCGAAGGAGAGCGTGGCGTGTCTGACCAATCAGCAGCTACAGAAGATCCTCCACTCGGTCCAGACCTGCAGCGCCGCTCAACGCCCAGCAGGGGGCCACCGGACTCAGGGTGGAGATGGTGATGAGTCATGGTTGTGTTAT AACAATACAATGTACATCTTCatgtcttcttttcttcttgtaAATCAAACCGACTCAAAAGAAACTGGCTCCTCAACaaatggaggaggggggggaggaggaggagggggaggagtaggaggaggggagatgaaggaggacgatagaggaggaggaactgacACAAGTGGAGGAGCACGGGATAAAGACCACAG GACGTCTGGAAGTGCGTTCGGCTGGCTGGAGGAGCGGCGCCCCGACAGCAGAGCGGCCGGCGACGCCAAGAAGGCTCAGTGGAGGAGAGACCTGG atgaACAAGTGGCGTTGAAGCAGCAGTGCTCGGCTCCTGGGAGACTCCAG gctgaggaggagggtgtGTTCTCCCTCCACAGAGAGCAGCCGGCAGCCTTCAGCTCCAGCCTCAGACTCGGG GAGGTGACGCCggtggaggaggtgctgagCATCGAGAGGAGAGAAGCTCAGAGGAGACGCtggctggaggagctggaccagcagagagaggaggagagcgagcggaggaggagagagaagctgcTGCAGAGCCAG aCCGAGGACCACGGGCTCTGGGCGACTCACTTTGACTCCATGCTGAGGCCCCGGGGCCCGACGGAGGCTCCGTCCATGGTGTCTGAGCGGGGGGGCTGGGAGCCCACGTCCAGCCTGTCGCTGGTCTGGGAGGCAGAGAGTGTGGGCGGAGCCAGCGTGGGCGGAGCCAGCGTGGGCGGAGCCAGCGTGGGCGGAGCCAGCGTGGGCGGAGCCAGCGGATACCCGGCCAGAGCCAG CTATCTGAGGACCATGACGGCCCTGCTGGACCCCGCccagatagaggagagagagaggaggaggctcaagcagctggaggaggaggag cGAGCGATCGAGgcccaggtggaggaggaccagctgcagaggaggagggaggaggcgaggaggagagaggagttggaggaggaagagaggaaggtggcactggagagagagacgctggAGCGACGGTACAAGCTGGACACGCTGAGGGAGAGGCAGAAG TCGAGCAGCCAGGCGGAGCCGCTGGCGGTGACCGACGACCACGACGGGAGGCGGCAGGAGGCGCTGGAGACCAGCG TTACCAGGAGGAGCGAGTGTTTGAGAGTTCAGACTCCTGACGTCTGTGCACAGCACCagccacctcctcttcctcctcctcctcttctctctgttgcTCCTCCAAACGTCAAGAACCGAGCGCTGAGAACGGGCAAGGAGAACGTTTGTCTGTCaagaggagggggagcaggaggaggaggaggagcaggaggaggaggagacaacccATATGAAGCGTTTGCCAGGACCGACAGGagcgaggaggacaagaggagaccGGAGTGGAACACACAGAG acccagCCGGCGGTTCGTTCCGGCCTCTCAGCGTTACCCGGCTCCTCTacagaggagcagaaaggagaGTCGacagaggaggcaggaggagctcCTCGCTCTGCAGGAGAGGACCTGTGTGTCCAGGaccgaccctcctcctcctcctcctcttcatcctccccctccctctcctcctcctcagcaccaggagcctctcctctgctccaacCTCCAGGTGGAGAGCGGTTCCAGAGGACTCGGCATCTTAGCGGCTGAAAG GGggcgctctcctcctcttgggagctcctccccccctgctcctcctcctcctcctcctcctctggagttCATTCCTTACGTCCGGACTGATGAAGTCTTCAACATGGATCCACTGGAGTCTGCTGACAcgcccccaccacacacacacacag ctcctcctccttcatgtcgACTCCTTCACTCTGAGCTGCTCCgtaacacaaagacacaacaacagCAGGAGATCCTCAGAGGCCTGGCCCAGCTACGGCAg